The Sphingomonas sanxanigenens DSM 19645 = NX02 genome includes a region encoding these proteins:
- a CDS encoding ABC transporter permease, protein MTSPAEATAEPGGSRRLLDLLIRLRALIALFVVLAFFSAMAPNFLSVANMLIMAKHIAVIAILGIGMTYVVLTGGIDLSVGSIAGLGGMIAGALILNGIELTPMGVVIFPSIPLVIVSVILIGAAIGFANGVLITRFGVAPFIATLGMLYVARGAALLLSGGATFPNLTGSVDFGNQGFPFLGAGRLLGVPLPVLILIVLALVAAFVAANTAFGRRIYAVGGNERAALLSGIAVNRVKIAAYVISGGCAALVGLIVASDLVAAHPASGETFELSAIAAVVLGGASLAGGRGTIGGTLIGACVIGALGDGMVMLGISEFWQMVIKGAVIVGAVMLDQLQLRMSRGGWR, encoded by the coding sequence ATGACCAGCCCCGCCGAAGCCACCGCCGAACCGGGCGGTTCGCGTCGCCTGCTCGATCTTTTGATCCGCCTGCGCGCGTTGATCGCCTTGTTCGTCGTGCTCGCCTTCTTCTCGGCGATGGCGCCCAACTTCCTGTCGGTCGCCAATATGCTGATCATGGCCAAGCATATCGCGGTGATCGCGATCCTCGGCATCGGCATGACCTATGTCGTGCTGACCGGCGGCATCGATCTATCGGTGGGGTCGATCGCGGGGCTTGGCGGCATGATCGCGGGCGCGCTGATCCTAAACGGCATCGAACTGACGCCGATGGGCGTCGTCATCTTTCCCTCGATACCGCTGGTAATCGTCTCGGTGATCCTGATCGGCGCGGCGATCGGCTTCGCCAACGGCGTACTGATCACTCGCTTCGGGGTGGCGCCGTTCATCGCCACGCTCGGCATGCTCTATGTCGCGCGCGGCGCCGCGCTGCTGCTGTCGGGCGGCGCGACTTTCCCAAACCTCACCGGCAGCGTCGATTTCGGCAATCAGGGCTTTCCCTTCCTCGGCGCGGGCCGGCTGCTCGGCGTGCCGCTGCCGGTGCTGATCCTGATCGTCCTCGCGCTGGTCGCCGCCTTCGTTGCCGCCAACACCGCCTTTGGCCGGCGCATCTATGCGGTCGGCGGAAACGAGCGTGCGGCCTTGCTTTCGGGCATCGCGGTCAATCGCGTGAAGATCGCCGCCTATGTCATATCCGGCGGCTGCGCTGCGCTGGTCGGGCTGATCGTCGCGTCCGACCTCGTCGCCGCGCACCCCGCCTCGGGCGAGACCTTCGAGCTCAGCGCGATCGCCGCGGTGGTGCTGGGCGGCGCCTCGCTGGCGGGCGGTCGCGGCACGATCGGCGGCACCTTGATCGGCGCCTGCGTGATCGGCGCGCTGGGGGACGGCATGGTCATGCTGGGGATCAGCGAGTTCTGGCAGATGGTGATCAAGGGGGCCGTGATTGTCGGCGCCGTCATGCTAGATCAACTGCAACTCCGCATGTCGCGGGGCGGCTGGAGATGA
- a CDS encoding TIM-barrel domain-containing protein: MNNRKPATRTRGAMLAAAALLTATPAAAQLTETADGLELATSTDRVSITFCGPDLVHVVARPRDRAESGLARPWVRKACAAVKPRISRAAATGDGAGAQAPGAAGAAAAAPPVFAEAGGVKLQISEANGNIVFIAPDGTKLLGEVGNDPRQYRTAAADPGLLDVELLFHPILRQGIYGLGQHQSGLMNYQGSVVELAQSNTDIAIPFMVSTAGYGLFWNSAAASRFDNRFPTELKISAEGTDGIDYYFAYGPDMDRLVGTYRDLTGQVPLFPRWAYGLFQSMDHYADAKQLEGAVALNRDAGAPMDVIVQDWRWWQRMGDKDFKTAEYPDVPAMLKRLADRNVRTMISIWPLLSTSSHQYAETKAAGQLVPGTQLYDPTSKQAADRYWQSLAGPLLEQGWDAFWLDGSEPELHLPTMARTDRTIQQRQLAIGPGAFYSNYFPFAHTANVHDRWRQARDDKRVFILSRSSFAGVQAHGAASWSGDIANAFPTFEKQIAGGLNFALSGMPYWTTDIGGYYLGVLDSPPKGPDTRDPAFQELYTRWFQYGVFNPLFRTHGKRSNGENGIASYGPLQPTLLAFDRLRYRLLPYIYSLAWQVTDANGTIMRPLVMDWRTDENVWNIADQFLFGPAMLVNPITKAGARTRTLYLPKAGWTDFWTGEHHAGSRWINADAPIERIPLYVRDGSILPLGAAVEHAGQDPFGPTELRVYRGADGAFTLYEDAGDGMGYTRGERSTVPIRWNEATATLTIGARQGSWKGAPKRRDFRVVFVAPGQGVGIDAGSGGQMVDYRGGRIVVKP; this comes from the coding sequence ATGAACAACCGCAAGCCCGCGACACGGACGCGCGGCGCGATGCTGGCGGCCGCCGCGCTGCTGACCGCGACGCCCGCCGCGGCGCAGCTCACCGAGACCGCCGACGGGCTGGAACTCGCCACCTCCACCGACCGGGTCTCAATCACCTTCTGCGGCCCCGACCTCGTCCATGTCGTCGCCCGGCCGAGGGACCGCGCGGAAAGCGGCCTGGCGCGGCCATGGGTACGCAAAGCCTGCGCGGCGGTGAAGCCGCGGATCAGCCGCGCCGCGGCGACCGGCGATGGCGCGGGCGCGCAGGCGCCCGGGGCCGCGGGGGCGGCGGCCGCAGCGCCACCGGTGTTCGCCGAGGCGGGCGGCGTGAAGCTGCAGATCTCCGAGGCGAACGGCAACATCGTCTTCATCGCGCCGGACGGGACGAAGCTGCTCGGCGAGGTCGGTAACGATCCGCGGCAGTATCGCACCGCCGCCGCCGATCCCGGCCTGCTCGATGTCGAACTGCTGTTCCACCCGATATTGCGCCAAGGCATTTACGGCCTCGGCCAGCACCAGTCGGGGCTGATGAACTATCAGGGTTCGGTGGTCGAACTCGCCCAGTCCAATACGGACATCGCGATCCCTTTCATGGTCTCGACCGCGGGCTATGGGCTGTTCTGGAACAGCGCCGCCGCCTCGCGCTTCGACAACCGCTTCCCGACCGAATTGAAGATCAGCGCCGAGGGCACCGACGGCATCGATTATTACTTCGCCTATGGGCCGGACATGGACCGGCTGGTCGGCACCTATCGCGACCTGACCGGCCAGGTGCCGCTGTTCCCGCGCTGGGCCTATGGCCTGTTCCAGTCGATGGACCATTATGCCGACGCGAAGCAGTTGGAGGGCGCGGTGGCGCTCAACCGCGATGCCGGCGCGCCGATGGACGTGATCGTGCAGGACTGGCGCTGGTGGCAGCGCATGGGCGACAAGGATTTCAAGACCGCCGAATATCCCGACGTACCGGCGATGCTGAAGCGGCTCGCCGACCGCAACGTCCGCACGATGATCTCGATCTGGCCGCTGCTGTCGACCAGCTCGCACCAATATGCCGAGACCAAGGCGGCGGGGCAGCTCGTGCCGGGCACGCAGCTTTACGACCCCACCAGCAAGCAGGCCGCCGACCGCTATTGGCAGTCGCTGGCGGGGCCGCTGCTGGAGCAGGGCTGGGACGCGTTCTGGCTCGACGGCAGCGAACCCGAACTGCATCTGCCGACGATGGCGCGCACCGACCGCACCATCCAGCAGCGCCAGCTCGCGATCGGGCCGGGCGCCTTCTATTCCAACTATTTCCCGTTCGCGCACACCGCCAACGTCCATGACCGCTGGCGGCAGGCGCGCGACGACAAGCGTGTCTTCATCCTTTCCCGCTCCTCCTTTGCGGGGGTGCAGGCGCATGGCGCGGCAAGCTGGTCGGGCGACATCGCCAATGCCTTCCCCACCTTCGAGAAGCAGATCGCCGGCGGGCTGAACTTCGCGCTTTCGGGCATGCCTTACTGGACCACCGATATCGGCGGCTATTATCTGGGCGTGCTCGATTCCCCGCCGAAGGGGCCGGACACGCGCGATCCCGCCTTCCAGGAACTCTATACGCGCTGGTTCCAATATGGCGTGTTCAACCCGCTGTTCCGCACGCATGGCAAGCGATCCAACGGCGAGAACGGGATCGCCAGCTATGGGCCGCTGCAGCCGACCTTGCTGGCGTTCGATCGGCTGCGCTATCGGCTGCTGCCCTATATCTATTCGCTCGCCTGGCAGGTGACCGACGCCAACGGCACGATCATGCGCCCGCTGGTGATGGACTGGCGCACCGACGAGAATGTCTGGAACATCGCCGACCAGTTCCTGTTCGGCCCCGCGATGCTGGTCAACCCGATCACCAAGGCGGGCGCGCGCACCCGTACCCTCTATCTGCCCAAGGCCGGCTGGACCGATTTCTGGACCGGCGAGCATCACGCCGGCAGCCGCTGGATCAATGCCGACGCGCCGATCGAGCGCATCCCGCTCTATGTGCGCGACGGATCGATCCTGCCGCTGGGCGCCGCGGTGGAGCATGCCGGGCAGGATCCGTTCGGCCCCACCGAGTTGCGCGTCTATCGCGGCGCGGATGGCGCCTTCACGCTTTACGAGGATGCAGGAGACGGCATGGGTTATACGCGCGGCGAGCGATCGACGGTGCCGATCCGCTGGAACGAGGCTACAGCCACGCTGACCATCGGCGCACGGCAGGGAAGCTGGAAGGGCGCGCCGAAGCGGCGGGACTTCCGCGTGGTCTTCGTCGCACCCGGCCAGGGCGTCGGCATCGATGCGGGGAGCGGCGGGCAGATGGTCGACTATCGCGGCGGCCGGATCGTGGTGAAGCCGTGA
- a CDS encoding transketolase has protein sequence MPSETKQNDRGDARAAAVRDRATWIRRKALTMIRAAGQGHPGGDMSSADILATLYFDVLRYDATQPNDPARDRFVMSKGHCTGALYAALAGAGYFPEAELETYLQPRSRLNGHPNRTYLPGVETNTGPLGHGLPVAVGIAVAGQIDKAGYRVFALTGDGELQEGSMWEAAMFAGHRGLGNLTAIVDRNGLQQGAPTERTNALEPLADKWRAFGWEVVEIDGHDHGELLDTLSAPATPRSKPLCVIASTIKGRGISFMENQASWHHGVPSEAQFAQAMAELGSVA, from the coding sequence TTGCCCAGCGAAACGAAACAAAACGACCGCGGCGATGCGCGGGCTGCCGCGGTGCGGGACCGCGCGACCTGGATCCGGCGCAAGGCGCTGACGATGATCCGTGCCGCGGGGCAAGGCCATCCCGGCGGCGACATGTCGTCCGCTGACATTCTCGCCACGCTCTATTTCGACGTGCTGCGCTATGACGCCACGCAACCCAACGATCCGGCGCGGGACCGCTTCGTGATGAGCAAGGGCCATTGCACCGGCGCGCTCTATGCCGCGCTGGCAGGCGCCGGCTATTTCCCCGAGGCCGAGCTGGAAACCTATCTCCAGCCGCGCTCGCGGCTCAACGGCCACCCCAACCGCACCTATCTGCCGGGCGTCGAGACCAACACCGGTCCGCTTGGCCATGGGCTGCCGGTCGCTGTCGGCATCGCCGTCGCGGGGCAGATCGACAAGGCGGGTTATCGCGTGTTCGCGCTCACCGGCGACGGCGAACTCCAGGAAGGCAGCATGTGGGAAGCGGCGATGTTCGCCGGCCATCGGGGCCTCGGCAACCTCACCGCGATCGTCGACCGCAACGGGCTGCAACAGGGCGCGCCGACCGAGCGCACCAATGCGCTGGAGCCGCTGGCCGACAAATGGCGCGCGTTCGGTTGGGAGGTCGTCGAGATCGACGGCCACGACCATGGTGAGCTGCTCGACACTCTCTCCGCACCGGCCACGCCGCGCAGCAAGCCGCTGTGCGTCATCGCCAGCACGATCAAGGGACGCGGCATCAGTTTCATGGAGAATCAGGCGAGCTGGCACCATGGCGTGCCGAGCGAGGCGCAGTTCGCGCAGGCGATGGCCGAGCTGGGGAGCGTGGCGTGA
- a CDS encoding D-ribose ABC transporter substrate-binding protein has protein sequence MKRPIVWGAALVVVALALAALLLVPRQQGSRLVVIITPSLDNPFFGQEAIGAEARARALGYETLKFSHGDDAFRQNELIETAIARNAAAIILDNAGADASVAAVLKAKAAGVPSFLIDREIGSRGAAVSQIVSNNYQGATLGGESFAEAMGGTGDYAELVGKESDTNASIRSKGYHSVLDRYPGLRLVSRQSANWDQAQAFTVTQSILQAHPDVKGIIAGNDTMALGAVAALESAGRRDVVVVGFDGSNDARDAILAGRMHATVLQPAFRQAQYAVELADRYLKTGSTGQPEKQLMECFLITRDNARTLKDFALTGR, from the coding sequence ATGAAACGGCCGATCGTCTGGGGCGCCGCGCTTGTCGTGGTCGCGCTCGCGCTTGCCGCGCTGCTGCTGGTCCCGCGGCAGCAGGGCAGCCGGCTGGTCGTGATCATCACCCCTTCGCTCGACAATCCCTTCTTCGGGCAGGAAGCGATCGGCGCGGAGGCCCGCGCCCGCGCGCTTGGCTATGAGACGCTGAAATTCTCGCATGGCGACGACGCGTTCAGGCAGAACGAGCTGATCGAGACCGCGATCGCGCGCAACGCCGCGGCGATCATCCTCGACAATGCCGGCGCGGACGCCAGCGTCGCCGCGGTGCTCAAGGCCAAGGCCGCGGGCGTGCCGAGCTTCCTGATCGATCGCGAGATCGGCAGCCGCGGCGCCGCGGTCAGCCAGATCGTCTCCAACAATTATCAGGGCGCGACATTGGGCGGCGAAAGCTTCGCCGAGGCGATGGGCGGCACCGGCGACTATGCCGAACTGGTCGGCAAGGAATCGGATACCAACGCCTCGATCCGCTCGAAGGGCTATCATTCGGTGCTGGACCGCTATCCCGGGCTCAGGCTGGTCTCGCGCCAGAGCGCCAATTGGGATCAGGCGCAGGCCTTCACCGTCACCCAGTCGATCCTGCAGGCGCATCCCGATGTGAAGGGGATCATCGCCGGCAACGACACGATGGCGCTGGGCGCGGTCGCGGCGCTGGAGAGCGCCGGCCGCCGCGACGTCGTCGTCGTCGGGTTCGACGGCTCCAACGACGCGCGCGACGCGATCCTCGCCGGGCGGATGCACGCCACCGTGCTGCAGCCGGCGTTCCGCCAGGCGCAATATGCGGTCGAACTGGCAGACCGCTACCTCAAGACCGGAAGCACCGGGCAGCCCGAAAAGCAGCTCATGGAATGCTTCCTGATCACGCGTGACAATGCGCGCACCCTCAAGGACTTCGCCCTCACCGGGCGCTGA
- a CDS encoding transketolase family protein, producing the protein MKEATGSGFDCRNAYVEALEALAAEDPRIVAVVNDSVGSSKLGSFRERFPERLINVGIAEQNMIGVGAGLANGGKIPFVSGASCFLTGRALEQIKADCAYSNANVKLCGISSGVAYGELGATHHSIEDLAWLRAMKGLTVIVPADPWETAEAIRWAAAHEGPVFIRISRMPVPALERSNPRFEAGPVFQAGKAEVLREGGDIAIIACGTLVHRALDAATALSAEGIEAKVINMATISPLDEEAVRAAAATGGIVTAEEHVVRGGLGGAVAECVVASQPVPMRILGFPGFLPTGSAEWLMEEFGLTADGIAAAARDIVARRP; encoded by the coding sequence GTGAAGGAAGCAACCGGCAGCGGCTTCGATTGCCGCAACGCCTATGTCGAGGCGCTGGAAGCGCTCGCCGCGGAAGACCCGCGCATCGTCGCGGTGGTCAATGATTCGGTCGGGTCGAGCAAGCTCGGTTCGTTCCGCGAGCGTTTCCCCGAACGGCTGATCAATGTCGGAATCGCCGAACAGAACATGATCGGCGTCGGCGCGGGCCTCGCCAATGGCGGCAAGATCCCGTTCGTCAGCGGCGCATCCTGCTTCCTCACCGGCCGTGCGCTGGAACAGATCAAGGCGGACTGCGCCTACAGCAACGCCAATGTGAAGCTGTGCGGCATCTCCAGCGGCGTCGCCTATGGCGAACTCGGCGCGACGCATCACAGCATCGAGGATCTCGCCTGGCTGCGGGCGATGAAGGGCCTCACCGTGATCGTCCCTGCCGACCCGTGGGAAACCGCGGAGGCGATCCGCTGGGCTGCGGCGCATGAGGGGCCGGTGTTCATCCGCATCAGCCGCATGCCGGTGCCCGCGCTCGAGCGCAGCAATCCGCGCTTCGAGGCCGGCCCGGTTTTTCAGGCAGGCAAGGCCGAGGTTCTGCGCGAGGGCGGAGACATCGCGATCATCGCCTGCGGCACGCTCGTCCACCGCGCACTCGATGCGGCCACGGCCTTGTCCGCCGAGGGCATCGAGGCGAAGGTCATCAACATGGCCACCATATCCCCGCTCGACGAAGAGGCGGTGCGCGCCGCCGCCGCGACCGGCGGCATCGTCACCGCCGAGGAGCATGTCGTGCGCGGCGGGCTGGGCGGCGCGGTTGCCGAATGTGTCGTCGCGTCGCAGCCGGTGCCGATGCGGATCCTGGGCTTCCCCGGCTTCCTGCCGACCGGTTCGGCAGAATGGCTGATGGAGGAATTCGGCCTGACCGCCGACGGCATCGCCGCCGCGGCGCGTGACATCGTCGCCAGGCGGCCGTGA
- a CDS encoding DeoR/GlpR family DNA-binding transcription regulator: MSGQGLLGEARRMKILEWLQEEGSARVRALAEAFGVSEVTVRQDLEKLEAEGHIVREHGGAFLKSVPQQVRALALHHLVNMDPKRRIGRAAAALVGDNETVILDSGSTTTEVAANLTAREGMTVITNALNIALMLGGLPSFEVHMPGGHFKAPTLSLSGERSADYFQGLFAQKLFLATAAVSVEAGLTFPSLSDISVKRAMTEAAAEVILVADSSKIGRRSFSALGPIALVHTLVTDEGITDEDRQGFEAAGVKVVIA, from the coding sequence ATGAGCGGACAGGGCCTGCTCGGCGAAGCACGCCGCATGAAAATCCTCGAATGGCTGCAGGAAGAGGGCAGCGCGCGCGTGCGGGCGCTGGCGGAAGCGTTCGGCGTGTCCGAAGTGACGGTGCGGCAGGATCTCGAGAAGTTGGAGGCCGAAGGGCATATCGTGCGCGAGCATGGCGGCGCCTTCCTGAAATCGGTGCCGCAGCAGGTGCGCGCGCTGGCGCTGCACCATCTCGTCAACATGGATCCCAAGCGGCGGATCGGCCGCGCGGCGGCGGCGCTGGTGGGCGACAATGAAACGGTGATCCTCGATTCCGGATCGACCACCACCGAGGTGGCGGCGAACCTCACCGCGCGCGAGGGGATGACGGTGATCACCAACGCGCTCAATATCGCGCTGATGCTGGGCGGGCTGCCCTCGTTCGAGGTCCACATGCCCGGCGGCCATTTCAAGGCGCCGACCTTATCGCTGAGCGGCGAGCGCTCGGCGGACTATTTCCAGGGGCTGTTCGCCCAGAAACTGTTCCTCGCCACCGCCGCGGTCTCGGTCGAAGCGGGGCTCACCTTCCCCTCGCTGTCGGACATCAGCGTGAAGCGCGCGATGACCGAGGCGGCGGCCGAAGTGATCCTGGTGGCGGACAGCAGCAAGATCGGCCGCCGCTCCTTCTCGGCGCTGGGCCCGATCGCGCTGGTCCACACGCTGGTGACCGATGAGGGCATCACCGACGAGGATCGGCAGGGGTTCGAGGCGGCCGGCGTGAAGGTGGTGATTGCGTGA
- a CDS encoding sugar ABC transporter ATP-binding protein: MIRIAARGVEKRYGVVRALKSVDFDVHAGAVNVLIGENGAGKSTLMRIIAGVETLDGGDLVIEGKPAVIRSVQDAAAYGIGIVHQELSLCPNLSVTQNIFLERVLARGVAIDHRRERARAVELLARLGAAINPDTLVGALRVGEQQIVEIARALSRDVSVLILDEPTSALSAAETERLFQVVDELRGAGVAIIYISHRLEEIVRIGDHVTVLRDGERVAYAERGEFSVEWIVHHMLGGATTAPRRTACTPGSEMLVVTDLEVPRANGNLAVADASFSVRCGEITALYGLLGAGRSELFEAICGALPARGSIRVDGVELTGKSLRARLRHGVQFVAEDRKTEGLFANFSVARNMSVSVLDRLRRMGFLSAEHESGAVRPMMGRMGVKAASPDIAIGALSGGNQQKVLIGRALLPGPRLVLLDEPGRGVDIGARAEIFEVMRELAAEGIAVLFSTSDLVEAIAAADRVLVMAGGRITDDMPAAQASEDRLVRAANATAPIPSVTEAA; the protein is encoded by the coding sequence ATGATCCGCATCGCCGCCCGCGGCGTCGAGAAGCGGTACGGCGTCGTGCGGGCGCTGAAGTCGGTCGACTTCGACGTCCATGCCGGCGCGGTCAACGTGCTGATCGGGGAGAATGGCGCGGGCAAGTCGACGCTGATGCGCATCATCGCCGGGGTCGAGACGCTCGATGGCGGCGACCTGGTGATCGAGGGCAAGCCGGCGGTGATCCGCTCGGTGCAGGATGCCGCGGCATACGGCATCGGCATCGTCCACCAGGAACTCAGCCTCTGCCCCAACCTCAGCGTCACCCAGAACATCTTCCTCGAACGCGTGCTCGCCCGCGGCGTCGCGATCGATCATCGGCGCGAGCGCGCGCGCGCGGTCGAACTGCTCGCGCGGCTGGGTGCCGCGATCAACCCCGATACGCTGGTCGGCGCGCTGCGCGTCGGCGAACAACAGATCGTGGAGATCGCGCGTGCTCTCTCCCGCGACGTTTCGGTGCTGATCCTCGACGAGCCGACCTCCGCGCTGAGCGCCGCCGAGACCGAGCGGCTGTTCCAGGTGGTCGACGAGCTGCGCGGCGCCGGCGTCGCGATCATCTATATCTCGCACCGGCTGGAGGAGATCGTCCGCATCGGCGATCATGTCACGGTGCTGCGCGACGGCGAACGCGTCGCCTATGCCGAACGCGGCGAATTCTCGGTCGAATGGATCGTCCATCACATGCTGGGCGGCGCCACCACCGCGCCTCGGCGCACCGCCTGCACGCCGGGTAGCGAGATGCTGGTCGTCACCGATCTCGAAGTGCCGCGCGCCAATGGCAATCTCGCGGTCGCCGACGCCAGCTTCAGCGTGCGCTGTGGAGAGATTACCGCGCTCTACGGCCTGCTCGGCGCCGGCCGTTCCGAACTGTTCGAGGCGATCTGCGGCGCGTTGCCCGCGCGGGGATCGATCCGCGTGGACGGCGTCGAACTGACGGGCAAATCGCTGCGCGCGCGGCTGCGCCACGGCGTCCAGTTCGTCGCGGAGGATCGCAAGACCGAGGGGCTGTTCGCCAATTTCTCGGTCGCCCGCAACATGTCGGTCTCGGTGCTCGATCGGCTGCGGCGGATGGGCTTCCTGTCGGCCGAGCATGAGAGCGGCGCGGTCCGCCCGATGATGGGGCGGATGGGAGTGAAGGCGGCTTCGCCCGACATTGCGATCGGTGCGCTGTCGGGCGGCAACCAGCAGAAGGTGCTGATCGGCCGCGCGCTGCTCCCCGGCCCCAGGCTGGTGCTGCTCGACGAGCCCGGCCGCGGCGTCGACATCGGCGCGCGCGCCGAGATTTTCGAGGTGATGCGCGAACTCGCCGCCGAGGGTATCGCCGTGCTGTTCTCCACCTCGGACCTCGTCGAGGCGATCGCCGCCGCCGACCGCGTGCTGGTGATGGCGGGCGGCCGCATCACCGACGACATGCCCGCCGCGCAGGCGAGCGAAGACCGGCTGGTCCGCGCCGCCAACGCGACCGCCCCGATCCCATCCGTCACAGAGGCCGCATGA
- a CDS encoding DUF2291 domain-containing protein, with translation MRAAAAGVALCLVAGCKILPIDEARALRERSSGAFDAKRYVETIWGGRAQKALADSAIPVERLRAEPIEQLGAAHGRRAGEGSPWTFVVSGDAQVERVDLDQPRGTVAVQTKAGPVLIQAGPVVSGTTIRDALPFVAFDGFPDQIAFAEVGTELTERAVTPLRQTLGALKPGDRIRFLGAARPSAGDAPLVVTPVSIEPAGGSAPAAAR, from the coding sequence ATGCGGGCGGCCGCTGCGGGCGTTGCGCTGTGCCTGGTCGCCGGATGCAAGATCCTCCCCATCGACGAGGCGCGCGCCTTGCGGGAACGGAGCAGCGGCGCCTTCGATGCGAAGCGCTATGTCGAAACGATCTGGGGCGGCCGCGCGCAAAAGGCGCTGGCGGACAGCGCGATCCCGGTTGAGCGGCTGCGCGCCGAACCGATCGAGCAGCTCGGCGCCGCGCATGGCCGGCGCGCAGGCGAGGGCTCGCCCTGGACCTTCGTCGTCAGCGGCGACGCACAGGTGGAGCGCGTCGATCTCGACCAGCCGCGTGGCACCGTGGCGGTGCAGACCAAGGCAGGGCCGGTGCTGATCCAGGCGGGGCCGGTGGTCTCGGGCACCACGATCCGCGATGCGCTGCCCTTCGTCGCGTTCGACGGTTTTCCCGATCAGATCGCCTTCGCCGAGGTCGGCACCGAACTCACCGAGCGTGCGGTCACGCCGCTGCGCCAGACATTGGGCGCGCTCAAGCCGGGGGACCGCATCCGCTTCCTGGGCGCGGCCCGGCCGAGCGCGGGCGACGCGCCGCTGGTCGTGACACCGGTTTCGATCGAGCCGGCCGGCGGCAGCGCACCGGCAGCGGCGCGATGA
- a CDS encoding FGGY family carbohydrate kinase, with protein sequence MAGPAILAVDQGTTNTKALLFAADDGRVIGRASRPLGVRHPQPGWAEQSPEAIWNSVAGAIADLRVASPGVTVAAIGIANQRETVMLWDAETGLPAGPAISWQCRRTAARCAALQAHEKRIAARTGLGLDPLFPSTKLGWLLDELPRMRARAEAGRLRAGTVDTWLLWQLTGGAVHATDLGNASRTQLLSLDTLQWDPEMLALFGIPASLLPQLHPSDALFGTTRSPVLPPGIPIHAMLGDSHAALLGHMFDGAGEAKVTCGTGSSLMAITGDRVHSAHGLSGTIGWAKDGRVFQALEGNVAVSGHAAAFAVGLLNLKDEAELTALAASVASSDGVTFIPALAGLGAPHWKTDARGLLSGMSLGTKPAHVARAVLEGIALQIADVARAMDADLGRRFELLSVDGGAAANDLLMQMLADAVDRPVLRPRQLELGARGAARLAAEAAGFPTGTWPALDRDRFEPRMEASRRTAMHDRWRAAVEAAATLRT encoded by the coding sequence ATGGCCGGTCCCGCGATCCTCGCGGTCGACCAGGGCACGACCAACACCAAGGCGCTGCTGTTCGCGGCCGATGACGGCCGCGTGATCGGCCGCGCCTCCCGGCCGCTGGGCGTGCGCCATCCGCAACCGGGCTGGGCGGAGCAATCGCCCGAGGCGATCTGGAACAGCGTGGCCGGCGCCATCGCCGACCTCCGCGTCGCCAGCCCCGGCGTGACGGTCGCGGCGATCGGGATCGCCAACCAGCGCGAGACGGTGATGCTGTGGGATGCGGAAACCGGCCTGCCCGCCGGCCCCGCGATCAGTTGGCAGTGCCGCCGCACCGCCGCGCGCTGCGCCGCGCTGCAGGCCCATGAAAAGCGGATCGCCGCGCGCACCGGGCTCGGGCTCGATCCGCTGTTCCCCAGCACAAAGCTGGGCTGGCTGCTCGACGAATTGCCCCGCATGCGCGCCCGCGCCGAGGCGGGCCGGTTGCGCGCCGGCACGGTCGACACCTGGCTGCTGTGGCAACTGACCGGCGGCGCCGTGCATGCGACCGACCTCGGCAACGCTTCCCGCACGCAGCTGCTGTCGCTCGACACGCTGCAATGGGATCCGGAGATGCTGGCGCTGTTCGGTATCCCCGCCTCGCTGCTGCCCCAACTGCACCCCTCGGATGCCCTGTTCGGCACCACCCGCAGCCCCGTCCTGCCCCCCGGCATCCCCATCCACGCGATGCTCGGCGATTCGCACGCCGCCCTGCTCGGCCACATGTTCGACGGCGCCGGCGAGGCCAAGGTGACCTGCGGTACCGGATCCTCGCTGATGGCGATCACCGGCGACCGCGTCCATTCGGCGCATGGCCTGTCGGGCACGATCGGCTGGGCGAAGGACGGCCGGGTGTTCCAGGCGCTGGAGGGCAATGTCGCGGTCTCCGGCCATGCCGCCGCCTTCGCGGTCGGCCTGCTCAATCTCAAGGACGAGGCGGAACTGACCGCGCTCGCCGCCAGCGTCGCGAGCAGCGACGGGGTGACCTTCATCCCCGCGCTCGCCGGCCTCGGCGCGCCGCACTGGAAGACCGACGCGCGCGGTCTGCTGAGCGGCATGTCGCTGGGCACGAAGCCCGCGCATGTCGCGCGCGCGGTGCTGGAAGGGATCGCGCTGCAGATCGCCGATGTCGCGCGCGCGATGGACGCCGATCTCGGCCGCCGGTTCGAGCTGCTCTCCGTGGACGGCGGTGCCGCCGCCAACGACCTGCTGATGCAGATGCTGGCGGATGCGGTCGATCGGCCGGTGCTGCGCCCCCGCCAGCTCGAACTCGGCGCGCGCGGCGCCGCGCGGCTCGCCGCCGAAGCCGCCGGTTTCCCGACAGGCACGTGGCCGGCGCTCGATCGCGACCGCTTCGAACCGCGCATGGAAGCCAGCCGGCGGACCGCGATGCACGACCGCTGGCGCGCGGCGGTGGAGGCTGCGGCAACGCTCAGGACCTGA